Proteins encoded within one genomic window of Brachybacterium avium:
- a CDS encoding amino acid ABC transporter permease: MSTTQTPAPAPTGPPPPADGFTPIRARAASRPGTWISAVVVAVLALGLVWFLVTNPVLEWGTVATYLLDVKVIQGVGWTLLLTVLSMVLGTAVALTAAIMRRSDNPVLRGVSWAYIFVFRGIPVYTQLVFWGLFTVIVPKIVIGVPFGPELLSFSTRDLLTAFWAAVIGLGLNEGAYLAEIIRSGLNSVDRGQSEASKALGMSNGTILRRIIVPQAMRVIVPPLGNETIGMLKTTSLVLAVPFTLDLTFATNGIANKLFTPIPLLIVAALWYLAITSVLMVGQYYLEKYFGRGFDARTPTTGRGGRSRQAAVNRAGTTPNDPLPEVEL; encoded by the coding sequence GTGAGCACCACCCAGACCCCCGCCCCCGCGCCGACGGGACCGCCGCCTCCCGCGGACGGATTCACCCCCATCCGCGCCCGGGCCGCCTCCCGCCCGGGCACCTGGATCTCCGCCGTCGTCGTGGCCGTGCTGGCCCTCGGCCTGGTCTGGTTCCTGGTGACCAACCCGGTGCTGGAGTGGGGCACCGTGGCCACCTACCTGCTGGACGTCAAGGTGATCCAGGGTGTCGGCTGGACGCTGCTGCTGACGGTGCTGTCGATGGTGCTGGGCACCGCCGTGGCGCTGACCGCCGCGATCATGCGCCGCAGCGACAACCCGGTGCTGCGCGGCGTGAGCTGGGCGTACATCTTCGTGTTCCGCGGCATCCCGGTGTACACCCAGCTGGTGTTCTGGGGGCTGTTCACCGTGATCGTCCCCAAGATCGTGATCGGCGTGCCCTTTGGGCCCGAGCTGCTGAGCTTCTCCACCCGTGACCTGCTCACCGCGTTCTGGGCCGCAGTGATCGGCCTGGGCCTGAACGAGGGCGCCTACCTCGCCGAGATCATCCGTTCCGGGCTGAACTCCGTGGACCGGGGCCAGTCCGAGGCGTCGAAGGCACTGGGCATGAGCAACGGGACGATCCTGCGCCGCATCATCGTCCCGCAGGCCATGCGGGTGATCGTGCCGCCGCTGGGCAACGAGACCATCGGCATGCTGAAGACCACCTCGCTGGTGCTCGCGGTGCCCTTCACCCTCGACCTCACCTTCGCCACCAACGGCATCGCCAACAAGCTGTTCACCCCCATCCCGCTGCTGATCGTCGCGGCGCTGTGGTACCTCGCGATCACCAGCGTGCTGATGGTGGGCCAGTACTACCTCGAGAAGTACTTCGGGCGCGGCTTCGACGCCCGCACCCCGACCACCGGCCGTGGCGGACGCTCCCGCCAGGCCGCCGTGAACCGCGCCGGCACCACCCCGAACGACCCGCTCCCCGAGGTGGAGCTGTGA